The following are from one region of the Alicyclobacillus fastidiosus genome:
- the smpB gene encoding SsrA-binding protein SmpB → MAKGKGNGKVLAQNRKAFHDYFIEETFEAGLVLTGTEIKSMRKGSVSMRDAYARVEHGEVYLHNMHVAPYEQGNRFNHEPLRTRKCLLHKKEINYLYGAVREQGFTLVPTKVYLKNGFAKVELGLAKGKKLHDKRESMKKRDANREIQRALRDRQKG, encoded by the coding sequence ATGGCGAAGGGGAAAGGGAACGGCAAAGTCCTCGCCCAAAACCGAAAAGCGTTTCACGATTATTTCATCGAGGAGACGTTTGAGGCTGGCCTGGTCCTCACCGGTACGGAGATTAAATCCATGCGCAAGGGCTCCGTCAGCATGCGTGACGCGTACGCGCGCGTAGAACACGGCGAAGTGTATCTGCACAACATGCACGTAGCACCCTACGAGCAAGGGAATCGCTTCAATCATGAGCCACTGCGCACCCGCAAATGCCTTCTCCACAAAAAGGAGATCAATTACCTGTACGGAGCCGTCCGCGAGCAGGGCTTTACGTTGGTCCCGACCAAGGTGTATTTGAAAAACGGCTTTGCGAAAGTGGAACTCGGGCTGGCCAAAGGTAAAAAGTTGCACGATAAGCGCGAGTCCATGAAGAAGCGAGAT